A genome region from Pseudomonas pergaminensis includes the following:
- a CDS encoding HDOD domain-containing protein, producing the protein MANETTVPTAKPNSLAAWIKRLDDVLLPVPQASHDRVCKGIRDSRSSLRDIAELMQNSPALVLSVMREANSHTHGSLAEPAENLEVALNRLGLKRAEELLARLPSVPAHEIPVALRQLLLVSQHASQQANGLFGSRLARLWQDIHWGSLLFLSPLWPMAVAYPKLLEEWELRVIHKGQSARQVEQELFGVRLLDLCVGLTEAWHLPIWVSQGYKLLMSEQRLLVKALHIAREDDPLRHQQLLDAEPNLRRWLNQPANTVLLANGLAMSAQESWTCPHTERWQLLTALYLQQPLGEVQQLVHQQAVTSARTALMTDLWHPALSLIWPWHVQKIHRGLLPAPPPTAEALAVWRKRCTELLVEPSRFANAMHLTTCAKEALVASGMQRVMLLMADRALSTLRVHQADGLPKDAANLSLDVVNSTLLQRLLEKSAQVRLNPENHAQFAALLPPILRRLFTGEHLLLRSLSCNGKVVMLMVADQGGGPFSETTVQAFGKTAQCIEKALHSFTNRSA; encoded by the coding sequence ATGGCTAATGAAACGACAGTCCCAACTGCAAAACCCAACTCTCTCGCCGCTTGGATCAAGCGCCTGGACGATGTGCTGCTGCCTGTGCCCCAGGCCAGCCACGACCGTGTGTGCAAAGGCATCCGCGACAGCCGCAGTTCGTTGCGAGATATTGCCGAGCTGATGCAAAACAGCCCGGCCCTGGTGCTCAGCGTGATGCGCGAGGCCAACAGCCACACCCATGGCAGCCTGGCGGAACCGGCGGAAAACCTCGAAGTGGCGCTCAACCGCCTGGGCCTCAAGCGCGCCGAAGAACTGCTGGCGCGCCTGCCCTCGGTGCCGGCCCACGAGATTCCTGTGGCGCTGCGCCAATTGTTGCTGGTGAGCCAGCACGCTTCGCAGCAAGCCAACGGCTTGTTCGGCAGCCGCCTGGCGCGGCTGTGGCAGGACATCCACTGGGGCAGCCTGCTGTTCCTGTCGCCGCTGTGGCCGATGGCAGTCGCCTACCCCAAGCTCCTGGAAGAATGGGAGCTGCGGGTTATCCACAAAGGCCAGTCAGCCCGCCAGGTCGAACAGGAACTGTTCGGCGTGCGCCTGCTGGACCTGTGTGTCGGCCTGACCGAAGCCTGGCACCTGCCGATCTGGGTCTCCCAGGGCTACAAGCTGCTGATGAGCGAACAGCGCCTGCTGGTCAAGGCCCTGCACATCGCCCGTGAAGACGACCCGCTGCGCCATCAGCAATTGCTCGATGCCGAACCCAATCTGCGCCGCTGGTTGAACCAGCCCGCCAACACCGTGCTGCTGGCCAACGGCCTGGCGATGTCGGCCCAGGAGTCATGGACCTGCCCGCACACCGAACGCTGGCAATTGCTCACGGCGCTGTACCTGCAACAGCCTTTGGGCGAGGTACAGCAACTGGTCCACCAACAGGCTGTCACCAGCGCCCGCACCGCCTTGATGACTGACCTCTGGCACCCGGCGCTGTCGCTGATCTGGCCGTGGCATGTACAGAAGATTCACCGCGGCCTGTTGCCAGCGCCGCCACCCACCGCCGAGGCCCTGGCCGTGTGGCGCAAGCGTTGCACCGAGTTGCTGGTGGAGCCGAGCCGCTTTGCCAACGCCATGCACTTGACCACCTGCGCCAAGGAAGCCTTGGTCGCCAGTGGCATGCAGCGGGTCATGCTGTTGATGGCTGATCGCGCCCTGAGCACCTTGCGTGTTCACCAGGCCGACGGCCTGCCGAAGGACGCCGCGAACCTGAGCCTGGACGTGGTCAACAGCACCTTGCTGCAACGCTTGCTGGAGAAGTCGGCCCAGGTGCGCCTCAATCCTGAAAACCACGCCCAGTTCGCGGCGTTGCTGCCGCCGATCCTGCGCCGCCTGTTCACCGGCGAGCACCTGCTGCTTCGCTCCCTGAGTTGCAACGGCAAGGTGGTCATGCTGATGGTGGCCGACCAAGGCGGCGGGCCATTCTCGGAAACCACCGTGCAGGCTTTCGGCAAAACCGCCCAATGCATCGAGAAAGCCCTGCACAGCTTTACCAACCGCAGCGCTTGA